A stretch of the Polaribacter pacificus genome encodes the following:
- a CDS encoding DUF4136 domain-containing protein encodes MKLFNQTALLFVFILSSCSVVRVSTDYDTKKDFTTYKTFAFYKTGIDKTAISDLDKRRILRAIESELLAKGFKKSNSPDVLVSIYAKSRNRVDVTRTHSGFNNLYWYPMYYRANNRVLVTKYTEGTLFIDLIDAQEKQLVWQGIGTGALKTNNVQKKEEKIKEFVKEILSNYPPGSKK; translated from the coding sequence ATGAAACTATTTAATCAAACAGCATTGTTATTTGTTTTTATTTTATCGTCTTGTAGTGTTGTTAGAGTGTCTACAGATTATGATACAAAAAAAGATTTTACAACTTATAAAACCTTTGCTTTTTATAAAACAGGAATCGACAAAACAGCCATTTCTGATCTGGATAAGCGCAGAATTTTAAGAGCGATTGAATCAGAATTACTAGCTAAAGGCTTTAAGAAGTCTAATAGTCCAGATGTATTGGTTAGTATTTATGCAAAATCACGAAATAGGGTTGATGTAACCAGAACCCATAGTGGTTTTAATAATTTGTATTGGTATCCTATGTATTACAGAGCTAATAACAGGGTTTTGGTTACCAAATACACTGAGGGTACACTTTTTATTGATTTGATTGACGCCCAAGAAAAACAATTGGTGTGGCAGGGGATTGGTACTGGGGCTTTAAAAACGAATAACGTTCAGAAAAAAGAGGAAAAAATAAAAGAATTTGTCAAAGAAATACTCTCAAATTATCCTCCAGGATCAAAGAAATAA
- a CDS encoding methylmalonyl-CoA mutase family protein encodes MEQITPYTPIHKVRIVTAASLFDGHDAAINIMRRIIQSTGVEVIHLGHDRSVEEVVNCAIQEDANAIAMTSYQGGHTEYFKYMYDLLKEKGASHIKIFGGGGGVILPEEIKELMDYGITRIYSPDDGRSLGLQGMINDLVKTSDYAIGDVLSVDLDSLAKKEIGSIARVISSAENFPEVAKKTLDAIHIKNKNSKTPVLGITGTGGAGKSSLVDELVRRFLIDFPEKTVGLISVDPSKRKTGGALLGDRIRMNAINDSRVYMRSLATRQSNLALSKYVNEAVQVLKAAEFDLIILETSGIGQSDTEIIEHSDTSLYVMTPEFGAATQLEKIDMLDFADLVAINKFDKRGALDAIRDVKKQYMRNNHLWDVHMDDMPVFGTIASQFNDPGMNTLYKRIMDKLVEKTNADLKSSMEITKEMSEKIFVIPPSRVRYLSEISENNRAYDKKVNDQVIVAQKLYGIHQTIESITNTPVEIIKTGLNEEEILKQAKDDNDKEFLNLLLAQFDKVKLNFDPLNWEVILNWNDKVQKYKNPVYTFKVRDKEIHIETHSESLSHSQIPKVALPKYQAWGDLLRWNLQENVPGEFPFASGLYPFKRTGEDPTRMFAGEGGPERTNRRFHYVSLGMDAKRLSTAFDSVTLYGNDPGIRPDIYGKIGNAGVSICCLDDAKKLYSGFDLSHAMTSVSMTINGPAPMLLGFFMNAAIDQNCEKYIKEHKLEKLVEAKFKEVYDSKGLDRPVYQGGLPEGNNGLGLMLLGLTGDMVLPADVYQQIKTDTLTQVRGTVQADILKEDQAQNTCIFSTEFALRLMGDVQEYFIEKQVRNFYSVSISGYHIAEAGANPITQLALTLSNGFTYVEYYLSRGMDINKFGPNLSFFFSNGIDPEYSVIGRVARKIWAKAMKYKYGANPRAQMLKYHIQTSGRSLHAQEIDFNDIRTTLQALYAINDNCNSLHTNAYDEAITTPTEESVRRAMAIQLIINKELGLTKNENPIQGSFIIEELTDLVEEAVLAEFDRITERGGVLGAMETMYQRSKIQEESLYYETLKHNGEFPIIGVNTFLSSKGSPTVQPAEVIRATEEEKQYQIQTKELLNKANDGKVQEQLAILQEAAVKNENLFDKLMEATKFCSLGQITEALFKVGGQYRRNM; translated from the coding sequence ATGGAACAAATAACACCTTATACACCGATACACAAAGTACGAATTGTCACTGCTGCATCTTTATTTGATGGCCACGATGCTGCCATCAACATTATGAGAAGAATTATCCAATCCACCGGAGTAGAAGTGATTCACTTAGGTCATGATAGAAGTGTAGAAGAAGTTGTCAATTGCGCAATTCAAGAGGATGCCAATGCCATTGCAATGACTTCGTATCAAGGTGGTCATACAGAGTATTTTAAATACATGTATGATTTGCTAAAAGAAAAAGGTGCTAGCCATATTAAAATCTTTGGCGGCGGAGGCGGTGTAATTCTTCCAGAAGAAATAAAAGAATTAATGGATTACGGGATTACTCGTATCTATTCTCCTGATGACGGTCGTTCATTAGGTTTGCAAGGAATGATTAATGATCTGGTAAAAACTTCTGATTATGCAATTGGAGATGTTTTGTCTGTTGATCTGGATAGTTTGGCAAAAAAAGAGATTGGTAGTATTGCTCGAGTAATTTCTTCTGCAGAAAACTTTCCAGAAGTAGCAAAGAAAACACTAGATGCCATCCATATAAAAAATAAAAATTCTAAAACTCCAGTCTTGGGAATTACCGGAACTGGTGGAGCAGGAAAATCATCATTGGTTGATGAGTTGGTTCGTCGTTTTTTAATCGATTTTCCAGAAAAGACAGTGGGTTTAATTTCTGTTGATCCATCAAAAAGAAAAACTGGTGGCGCTTTGCTTGGTGATAGAATTAGAATGAATGCCATAAACGACTCTAGAGTCTATATGCGTTCTTTGGCAACCCGTCAATCAAACTTAGCCTTATCAAAATACGTTAATGAGGCTGTACAAGTTTTAAAAGCTGCAGAGTTTGATCTGATAATTTTAGAAACCTCAGGAATTGGTCAATCTGACACAGAGATTATTGAGCACTCAGATACTTCATTGTATGTAATGACTCCAGAGTTTGGAGCAGCAACTCAATTAGAAAAAATTGACATGCTTGATTTTGCTGATTTAGTTGCCATCAATAAATTTGACAAAAGAGGTGCTTTAGATGCCATTCGCGATGTAAAAAAACAATACATGCGCAACAACCATTTATGGGATGTTCATATGGATGACATGCCTGTATTTGGAACCATCGCGTCACAGTTTAACGATCCAGGTATGAATACCTTATACAAGCGTATCATGGACAAACTGGTAGAAAAAACAAATGCTGATTTAAAATCGAGCATGGAGATTACCAAAGAAATGTCTGAAAAGATCTTTGTAATCCCTCCTAGTAGAGTTCGTTATCTATCAGAGATATCAGAGAACAATAGAGCCTATGACAAAAAAGTAAATGATCAAGTAATCGTTGCTCAAAAACTGTATGGAATCCATCAAACTATTGAATCTATTACAAATACTCCTGTAGAGATTATCAAAACCGGCTTAAATGAAGAAGAGATTCTAAAGCAGGCAAAAGATGATAACGATAAAGAATTTTTAAATTTACTTTTAGCTCAATTTGACAAAGTAAAACTAAATTTTGACCCATTAAATTGGGAGGTTATTTTAAATTGGAACGATAAAGTTCAAAAATATAAAAACCCTGTTTACACGTTTAAAGTTCGTGATAAGGAGATTCATATTGAAACCCATTCAGAGTCTCTTTCTCATTCTCAAATTCCAAAGGTGGCTTTGCCAAAGTATCAAGCTTGGGGTGATTTATTACGTTGGAATTTACAAGAGAATGTTCCGGGTGAATTTCCGTTTGCATCAGGTTTGTATCCTTTTAAAAGAACTGGAGAAGATCCTACAAGGATGTTTGCTGGTGAAGGAGGACCAGAAAGAACTAACCGTCGTTTCCACTATGTAAGTTTAGGAATGGATGCCAAACGTTTGTCTACAGCATTTGACTCGGTAACTTTATACGGTAATGACCCAGGAATTAGACCTGATATTTATGGTAAAATTGGAAATGCCGGAGTTTCAATCTGTTGTTTAGACGATGCCAAAAAATTGTATTCTGGTTTTGATCTAAGTCATGCAATGACCTCTGTTTCTATGACCATTAACGGACCAGCACCTATGTTGTTAGGATTCTTTATGAATGCTGCCATTGATCAGAACTGTGAAAAATACATCAAAGAGCACAAGCTAGAAAAACTAGTAGAAGCTAAATTTAAAGAAGTATACGATTCTAAAGGCTTAGATAGACCTGTTTATCAAGGAGGTTTGCCAGAAGGAAACAACGGCTTAGGCTTAATGTTGCTCGGTTTAACTGGAGACATGGTATTGCCAGCTGATGTATATCAACAAATAAAAACGGACACCCTAACACAAGTTCGTGGTACGGTTCAGGCAGATATCTTAAAAGAAGACCAGGCGCAAAACACCTGTATTTTCTCTACAGAATTTGCTCTGCGTTTAATGGGTGATGTACAAGAGTATTTTATTGAAAAACAAGTTCGTAATTTTTATTCAGTTTCTATTTCTGGATATCATATTGCAGAAGCGGGAGCCAATCCTATTACGCAATTGGCATTAACCTTATCTAACGGATTTACCTACGTAGAATATTATCTTTCTAGAGGGATGGATATTAATAAATTCGGACCGAATTTATCTTTCTTCTTCTCAAACGGAATTGACCCTGAGTATTCAGTAATCGGTAGAGTTGCTCGTAAGATTTGGGCAAAAGCCATGAAGTACAAATACGGAGCAAATCCGAGAGCACAAATGTTAAAGTATCACATTCAAACTTCTGGTAGATCCTTACACGCTCAAGAAATTGACTTTAATGACATCAGAACTACTTTACAAGCTTTGTATGCCATCAATGACAACTGTAACTCACTACATACCAACGCCTATGATGAAGCCATCACAACTCCTACAGAAGAATCGGTAAGAAGAGCCATGGCTATTCAATTAATCATCAACAAAGAATTGGGCTTAACCAAAAATGAAAACCCAATACAAGGATCATTTATCATAGAAGAACTTACAGACTTGGTTGAAGAAGCAGTCTTAGCAGAATTTGATAGAATTACAGAACGTGGAGGCGTGTTAGGCGCTATGGAAACCATGTATCAACGCTCAAAAATACAGGAAGAAAGCTTGTATTATGAAACCTTAAAACACAATGGCGAGTTTCCAATTATCGGAGTAAATACGTTCTTGAGTTCTAAAGGATCTCCAACGGTGCAACCTGCAGAAGTAATAAGAGCAACGGAAGAAGAGAAACAATACCAGATTCAAACCAAAGAATTGTTAAACAAAGCCAATGACGGAAAAGTTCAAGAACAGTTAGCTATCCTACAAGAAGCAGCTGTGAAGAATGAAAACTTGTTTGACAAACTAATGGAGGCTACTAAATTCTGTTCTTTAGGACAGATTACAGAAGCCTTATTTAAAGTAGGTGGACAATACAGAAGAAACATGTAA
- the tpiA gene encoding triose-phosphate isomerase, whose amino-acid sequence MRKQIVAGNWKMNNDDAESKLLVKQIKKSIKRLPLRGTRVLVAPTFVNLKTVVKKSKKSKIEVVAQNMHQETNGAFTGEVSAKMLKSIGVETVLIGHSERRTLFGETNAVLASKVDAAIANKMELIFCFGEQLEDRKSGKHFDVVKQQLQEGLFHLESASWNQIVLAYEPVWAIGTGETASPEQAQEMHAFVRNLLEETYTTALAQNTSILYGGSVKPSNAKEIFSKEDVDGGLIGGAALQAQDFTAIIKAIL is encoded by the coding sequence ATGAGAAAACAAATAGTAGCAGGTAATTGGAAAATGAACAACGATGATGCAGAAAGCAAATTACTGGTTAAACAAATAAAGAAATCAATTAAGAGACTTCCTTTAAGAGGGACTAGAGTCCTTGTTGCGCCTACATTTGTAAATTTAAAAACCGTTGTTAAAAAGAGTAAAAAATCAAAAATAGAAGTTGTTGCACAAAATATGCATCAAGAAACCAATGGCGCTTTTACAGGCGAAGTTTCTGCTAAGATGCTTAAGAGTATTGGTGTAGAAACTGTTTTAATTGGGCATTCAGAAAGAAGAACTTTGTTTGGAGAAACCAATGCTGTTTTGGCTAGTAAGGTTGATGCTGCCATCGCCAACAAGATGGAGTTAATTTTTTGTTTTGGAGAGCAATTAGAAGATAGAAAATCAGGCAAGCATTTTGATGTGGTTAAGCAGCAATTGCAAGAAGGACTTTTTCATTTAGAAAGTGCTAGTTGGAACCAAATAGTATTGGCTTATGAGCCTGTTTGGGCTATTGGTACAGGAGAAACTGCAAGTCCAGAGCAAGCGCAAGAAATGCATGCTTTTGTTAGAAACTTACTAGAAGAAACCTATACAACAGCCTTGGCACAAAACACATCAATACTTTATGGAGGAAGTGTAAAGCCATCAAACGCCAAAGAAATTTTTTCAAAAGAAGATGTTGATGGAGGGCTTATTGGTGGAGCAGCATTACAAGCACAAGATTTTACAGCAATTATCAAAGCTATTTTATAA
- the prmA gene encoding 50S ribosomal protein L11 methyltransferase, whose protein sequence is MDNIYISYDFTVSPKEPGAEILIAELGFAGFESFVENEKGFTAYIQKGDWNEEILANVSLLDSDDFEVHYKVEEVAQTNWNAEWEKNFDPIEVANLVSIRAPFHENPNLEYDIVIEPKMSFGTGHHETTHMMIQHLIELDVTDKKTLDMGSGTGILAIFAEMKGAKPIDAIDIDSWCYENSIENVDRNNCKHISLYEGDAALLEGKNYELIIANINRNILLNDIKTYAACLAPKGHLLLSGFYQEDIPMIDEEVQKYGMQLEKTINRNNWVALRYVKD, encoded by the coding sequence ATGGACAATATATATATATCATACGATTTTACAGTAAGCCCTAAAGAACCTGGAGCAGAAATTTTAATAGCAGAATTAGGTTTTGCAGGATTTGAAAGTTTTGTAGAAAATGAAAAAGGCTTTACTGCATATATCCAAAAAGGAGACTGGAACGAGGAGATTTTAGCTAATGTTTCTTTGTTAGACTCTGATGATTTTGAGGTTCATTATAAAGTAGAAGAGGTGGCGCAAACCAATTGGAATGCAGAATGGGAAAAGAATTTTGATCCTATTGAGGTTGCTAATTTGGTTAGCATTCGAGCTCCTTTTCATGAAAACCCAAACCTTGAGTATGACATCGTTATAGAGCCAAAAATGAGTTTTGGAACTGGGCATCATGAAACTACACATATGATGATTCAACATCTGATAGAATTAGATGTTACAGATAAGAAGACTTTAGATATGGGGAGCGGTACTGGTATTTTAGCCATTTTTGCAGAGATGAAAGGCGCTAAGCCAATTGATGCCATTGATATTGATTCTTGGTGTTATGAAAACTCTATTGAGAATGTGGACAGAAATAACTGTAAACACATTTCATTGTATGAAGGAGATGCAGCCTTGTTAGAAGGTAAAAACTATGAGCTTATTATCGCAAACATCAACAGAAATATTCTGTTAAATGATATAAAAACCTATGCTGCGTGTTTAGCGCCAAAAGGCCATTTGCTTTTAAGTGGTTTTTATCAAGAAGACATTCCTATGATTGATGAAGAGGTTCAGAAATATGGAATGCAGTTAGAGAAAACTATAAATAGAAATAATTGGGTAGCTTTACGCTATGTAAAAGACTAA
- a CDS encoding TlpA family protein disulfide reductase → MFKKICTLLFLCLAFSCKKPTEFSEAALQSKFYTLKQAKVRFETILNDYKGQKILIDVWASWCPDCVVSFPELKTFQKDNPELGYVFLSTDRNYASWKQAIERYQLSGDHYFMEAGLDSPFGDFLNSNWIPRYLLVDEQGSISVFKATKLKDAEITKALKK, encoded by the coding sequence ATGTTTAAAAAAATATGTACACTCTTGTTTTTGTGCTTGGCCTTTTCTTGTAAAAAGCCAACTGAGTTTTCTGAAGCCGCCTTGCAAAGTAAATTTTACACATTAAAACAAGCTAAGGTTCGTTTTGAAACTATTTTAAATGACTACAAAGGTCAAAAGATCTTGATAGATGTTTGGGCCTCATGGTGCCCAGATTGTGTGGTGAGTTTTCCAGAGTTAAAAACATTTCAAAAAGACAATCCAGAGCTTGGCTATGTTTTTTTATCAACCGATAGAAATTATGCAAGCTGGAAGCAGGCCATAGAAAGATACCAACTAAGTGGCGATCATTATTTTATGGAAGCAGGATTAGACAGTCCTTTTGGCGATTTTTTAAACTCAAATTGGATTCCAAGGTATTTATTAGTAGATGAGCAAGGGTCAATTAGTGTGTTTAAAGCCACCAAACTTAAGGATGCAGAAATTACAAAAGCCTTAAAAAAATAA
- a CDS encoding AAA family ATPase produces the protein MAYQNTTLRNKTKVLTLDELHLSKEIREKINQLIEEFTYLDTLKNLNLPVDNKILLHGKTGCGKTATVHAIGKALNKEVITLNLGGFVSSRLGETGKNISELFRKASYSNAILFIDEFDFIGKIRDYDNKDSGEMKRLVNTLIQQIDNLADTSLLICATNHIEIIDTALLRRFQLKLEYKLPSNQQLDLYYDDILTHFPKEINAVNRVYSISYAEAKDLAYQQLKANVIQLEKAKTD, from the coding sequence ATGGCTTATCAAAACACAACGCTAAGAAACAAAACCAAAGTTTTAACGCTTGATGAACTTCATTTAAGCAAGGAAATTAGAGAAAAAATTAACCAGCTGATTGAAGAATTCACCTATTTAGATACTCTTAAAAATCTAAATCTTCCGGTTGATAATAAAATTTTACTCCACGGAAAAACAGGTTGTGGAAAAACAGCTACTGTACATGCAATTGGAAAAGCACTAAACAAAGAAGTCATTACGCTTAATTTGGGAGGTTTTGTATCTTCTAGACTTGGTGAGACAGGCAAAAACATTTCTGAACTTTTTAGAAAGGCTTCCTATAGCAATGCCATTTTATTTATTGATGAGTTTGATTTTATCGGAAAGATAAGAGACTATGACAATAAAGATTCTGGAGAAATGAAGCGATTGGTGAATACACTGATCCAACAAATAGATAATTTAGCAGATACCTCATTACTTATTTGTGCTACAAATCACATAGAGATTATTGATACTGCTTTGTTGAGAAGGTTTCAATTAAAGCTAGAATATAAATTGCCTTCCAACCAACAACTAGATCTTTACTACGATGATATTCTAACTCATTTCCCCAAAGAAATCAATGCTGTAAATAGAGTTTATAGCATTTCTTATGCAGAAGCCAAAGACCTTGCTTATCAGCAACTAAAGGCTAACGTCATTCAATTAGAAAAAGCAAAAACCGATTAA
- a CDS encoding sigma-70 family RNA polymerase sigma factor, producing the protein MTTQNVWKTYSEDLKRFIISKVHDTAIADDILQDTFIKIHTKLHTLKDHNKLKPWCFTIARNSILDYWKLTNQDFEIANFEAEVVPEDEGHTEKDCLRGILQSLPKKYRDPLFLADIKGLKQQEVAEQLKQSLPTTKSQIQRARKLIAQGFMDCCGYVLNDDGKLVGELQDKEDCKVCG; encoded by the coding sequence ATGACCACACAAAACGTTTGGAAAACCTATTCGGAAGATTTAAAAAGATTTATCATTAGCAAAGTTCATGACACAGCCATAGCAGATGATATTTTACAGGATACCTTTATTAAAATTCACACAAAACTACATACCCTAAAAGATCACAATAAACTAAAACCTTGGTGCTTTACCATTGCTAGAAATTCTATTTTGGATTATTGGAAGTTAACCAATCAAGACTTTGAAATTGCAAATTTTGAAGCCGAAGTAGTTCCAGAAGATGAAGGTCATACAGAAAAAGATTGCTTACGTGGTATTTTACAAAGCCTTCCGAAAAAATATAGAGATCCTTTATTTTTAGCCGACATCAAGGGCTTAAAACAACAAGAAGTTGCTGAGCAATTAAAACAAAGTTTACCCACCACAAAATCTCAAATCCAACGAGCTCGTAAATTAATTGCTCAAGGGTTTATGGACTGCTGTGGCTATGTTTTAAACGATGACGGGAAACTCGTTGGCGAACTTCAAGACAAAGAAGACTGCAAAGTTTGCGGCTAA
- a CDS encoding ATP-dependent Clp protease adaptor ClpS, which translates to MSTKEKIQEDVDVLEKEVNQHEIVLFNDDVNTFDFVIDSLMQVCEHTAEQAEQCAMLVHYKGKCTVKTGEYKDLKPRCSKLLTLGLSAELI; encoded by the coding sequence ATGAGTACTAAAGAAAAAATCCAAGAAGATGTAGATGTCCTAGAAAAGGAGGTCAATCAGCATGAAATTGTTTTGTTTAATGATGATGTCAATACCTTTGATTTTGTTATTGATTCTTTAATGCAAGTATGCGAGCATACAGCAGAGCAGGCAGAACAGTGCGCCATGTTGGTGCATTATAAAGGAAAATGTACGGTAAAGACAGGAGAGTATAAAGATCTAAAGCCGCGTTGCTCAAAATTACTAACCTTAGGATTGTCTGCAGAACTTATTTAA
- the pyrF gene encoding orotidine-5'-phosphate decarboxylase — translation MTTEQLVAQIHKKKSFLCIGLDVDLTKIPKHLLETEDPIFEFNKAIIDATHHLCVAYKPNIAFYEAYGIDGWKSLKKTIDYLNKNHPEIFTIADAKRGDIGNTSSMYAKAFFEDLAFDSVTIAPYMGKDSVEPFLAFPNKHTILLALTSNQGAFDFQTKKLENQELYKQVIETSKTYENSENLMYVVGATKASYFKEIRKIIPNSFLLVPGVGAQGGSLQEVCKYGLSSNIGLLINSSRGIIYASNAKDFAEVAAQKATDLKNEMQEFL, via the coding sequence ATGACCACAGAACAGCTCGTAGCTCAAATCCATAAAAAAAAATCGTTTTTATGCATTGGATTGGATGTAGATCTTACTAAAATCCCAAAGCACTTACTAGAAACTGAAGACCCTATTTTTGAATTTAACAAAGCCATTATTGATGCGACCCATCACTTATGTGTTGCGTACAAACCAAATATTGCTTTTTATGAAGCCTACGGGATTGATGGATGGAAATCTTTAAAAAAGACCATTGATTATCTCAATAAAAATCATCCAGAAATTTTCACCATCGCCGATGCTAAGCGTGGCGATATTGGCAATACATCTAGCATGTATGCAAAAGCATTTTTTGAAGACCTTGCTTTTGATTCTGTGACCATTGCTCCTTATATGGGCAAAGATTCTGTTGAGCCTTTCTTAGCCTTCCCAAACAAGCACACCATTTTATTAGCACTTACGTCTAATCAAGGTGCTTTTGATTTTCAGACCAAAAAATTAGAAAATCAAGAACTGTATAAGCAGGTAATAGAAACATCTAAAACCTATGAGAATTCTGAGAACTTAATGTATGTAGTAGGAGCTACAAAAGCTAGCTATTTTAAAGAGATCAGAAAAATCATACCCAATTCATTTTTACTAGTACCTGGCGTGGGAGCTCAAGGTGGAAGCTTACAAGAAGTATGTAAATATGGATTATCATCAAATATTGGTTTGTTAATCAACTCTTCTAGAGGAATCATTTACGCATCTAATGCTAAAGATTTTGCAGAAGTTGCGGCTCAAAAAGCCACGGACTTAAAAAATGAGATGCAAGAGTTTTTATAG
- a CDS encoding DUF5522 domain-containing protein, translating into MYKQRIELEEGDYYLNEQGYKVFTEKYHLKRGHCCKSGCRHCPYGYDKKTDSFK; encoded by the coding sequence ATGTATAAACAACGAATAGAGCTAGAAGAAGGAGACTACTACTTAAATGAGCAAGGCTATAAGGTTTTTACGGAAAAATACCATCTAAAAAGAGGGCATTGTTGTAAAAGTGGGTGCAGACATTGCCCATACGGATATGACAAAAAAACAGATTCTTTTAAATAA
- a CDS encoding ABC transporter substrate-binding protein, translating to MNTAFFKQLNDKKTPKRIISLVPSQTELLVDLGLEDSIVGITKFCVHPRHLLKTKTVVGGTKNINKEKIAALKPDIILCNKEENSQEIVDFCKTITATHVSDIFTIEDSLNLIKTYGEIFSCRVEATQMISKINFKLADFKNFIKDQPLVKVAYFIWRKPWMVAGNTTYIDHLLSLNKFDNIYKDKSRYPEIELKKIRLEGDPDYVLLSSEPYPFKDEHAFEIGRFTHHATTVYVDGEFFSWHGSRLLKAFDYFKQLRNRI from the coding sequence TTGAATACTGCTTTTTTTAAACAGCTCAATGACAAAAAAACACCAAAGAGAATCATTTCTTTGGTGCCTAGTCAAACAGAGTTACTCGTTGATTTGGGCCTTGAAGATTCTATTGTAGGCATCACTAAATTTTGCGTTCACCCTAGACATCTCCTAAAAACAAAAACTGTAGTAGGTGGCACAAAAAACATCAACAAAGAAAAAATAGCGGCCTTAAAACCAGATATTATCCTCTGTAACAAAGAAGAAAACAGTCAAGAGATTGTTGATTTTTGCAAAACAATCACAGCCACACACGTTTCGGATATTTTTACCATAGAAGACTCACTTAATTTGATTAAAACCTATGGCGAAATCTTTTCATGCAGAGTAGAAGCCACTCAAATGATTAGCAAGATCAATTTTAAACTTGCCGATTTTAAAAACTTTATAAAGGATCAACCTCTGGTTAAAGTTGCCTATTTTATTTGGAGAAAACCTTGGATGGTGGCAGGAAACACTACCTATATAGATCATTTACTCTCTTTAAATAAATTTGACAATATTTACAAAGACAAAAGCAGGTACCCAGAAATTGAGCTTAAAAAAATTAGGTTAGAAGGCGATCCTGATTATGTTCTTTTATCCTCAGAACCCTACCCTTTTAAAGACGAGCATGCCTTTGAAATCGGACGTTTTACGCATCATGCGACAACCGTCTATGTAGATGGTGAGTTCTTTAGCTGGCACGGAAGCCGACTGCTAAAAGCTTTTGATTATTTTAAACAGCTACGAAATAGAATTTGA
- a CDS encoding DUF3703 domain-containing protein encodes MTTQLLKTEFYKQLQLGRQALQEKKYSIAFYHLENAHILGQKHLWRHTISHYWMFVFGLKTNNAKEVIGQLFRLLASLLFTIFWVPQGNTGGSNISPIKSLPIREELKKYF; translated from the coding sequence ATGACAACGCAACTTTTAAAGACAGAGTTCTACAAACAATTACAATTAGGTAGGCAAGCACTACAAGAAAAAAAGTACAGTATTGCCTTTTATCATTTAGAAAATGCGCACATTTTAGGGCAAAAACACCTTTGGCGTCATACAATAAGTCATTATTGGATGTTTGTCTTTGGATTAAAAACCAACAATGCCAAAGAAGTGATTGGACAACTCTTTAGACTACTTGCCTCTCTTCTATTTACGATCTTTTGGGTGCCACAAGGAAATACAGGGGGAAGCAATATTTCTCCAATCAAATCCTTACCGATTAGAGAAGAATTAAAAAAATATTTTTAA